The stretch of DNA GGGAGCTGAACCATCACGTTGTACTGTGACGCTCGCGATGCTGTTGCGTTCGCCGTTGCATTTGCCGTCACGCTGCCATGCTGTGATGAGTTTACGTAGGGCGATGTTGTTGCGTTGCCTGTGATGTTGAAATACTTGCGATATCACGCCACTGCCGTCACATTGCGCGGATTGCCATGACTTGCCACGGCTTACGCACGTTTGATAACGACGTATAGGTGATTCGTATAGCTTTTTGTTCATAAGATGTTCAAAACGCTTAACATCCGCGATGTGCAAGCCTACAATCGTGACGACTGAAACGTTTGCGTGCAAACAGTTCACGCAGAAAGAGCGAATAAGTGAGGGAGGGGTCGATTATGGCTGTATTGAGAAAAGTCGGCATTATCGGCATCGGACACGTGGGCGCGCATGTTGCAAATGCCGTGCTTTCCGCAGGACTGGCCGAAGAACTGAAGCTGTGTGACATCAACGAGCAAAAAGTAGTCAGCGAATGTCAGGATTTAAGCGACACGCTGAGTTTCTACCCGCATAACTGCGTGATCGGCAACTACGGCACGCAATACGAGCAGCTAGCCGACTGCGACGTGGTAATCAACGCTGCCGGCGACGTGAAAACCAGCGCCAAAGATCGTGACGGCGAACTGTTCGTCACTACCGACATTGCACGCACCTGGATTTCCCGACTGTTCAATGCAGGCTTCCACGGTGTGATCATCACCATCTCAAATCCGTGCGATGTGGTCGCAACCGAAATCTGGCACATCACCGGCTGCGATCCGCGCAAAATAATCGGCACCGGAACCGCGTTGGATTCCGCACGACTGCGCAACGCCATCGCGAAACGCGTCAACGTGGATCAGAAATCAATCGGCGCATACATGCTGGGGGAGCATGGCAATTCGCAGTTCGCCTACTGGTCGAACGTGAACATTGCGGGCAAGCCGCTCGCTCAACTCGCGCAAGACAATCCGCAACGATTCACCCTTGACGAGGACGAAACCGAGCAGGACGCCCGACGAGGCGGGTACCGCGTGTACGCCGGCAAAGAGTGCACGGAATACGCTATTGCAGCCACCGCGGCACGCCTTACGCAAGCCGTGCTCTGCGACGAACACTATGCGGCCGCCTGCTCCACGCTGCTTACCGGCGAACAAGGCGAAAGCGGCAATTACGCCAGCCTGCCGTGCATCATCGGCGCGAACGGCGTTGAAGAAGTCCTCAATCCCACACTCACCGAAGGCGAACAGGCCAAATTCCACGCATCCTGCGAGCATATCCGCGCCAATATCGCGCAGCTTGCGTGGTGGGACGACGAATGCCATCCCACACTGCGTAGCTGAATCTGTGATTAAATCTGCGGCTGAATCTGCAGTAAATCAACAGATTTAATAACATGACAAACGTAATAGACAGACTTGCGATTACTGATGTTGATTGTATGAAAAATCAACATTTACATAATCGCAAGTCTGTTTTTATTTCGATTTATCTCAATTTATTTCGATTAATTTCAGATCATTTTGCAGTCTTTACGGATTTCGTGGTATCGCCATCAACCGTATGCTTGCGGATTTCCAACGTTTCGATACGACGGCCGTCCACTTTAGTGACGGTCATATCGTAGCCGTCGTCGGAAGACAGCACATCGCCGACTTCGCCCATCTTGCCAGTGTGCGCCAAGAAATAGCCGGCAACCGTCTCGTATGGGCCATCCTCAAGCTCGATACCGGTCAAATCAGCGAAATCCTCAATCGTCATACCACCTTCGATAGTGGCGACGCCATTGACGAACGCGGTACGCTCCGTGCGTTCGCCGCCCTTCTCTTCCGGCAGATCATATTCGTCGCGAATATCGCCGACCAGCTCCTCCGTCATATCCTCCAACGTGACGATGCCGTCGGTACCGCCATATTCGTCGATGACCACCGCCAGATGAATGCCACGCTTACGCAGCAATTCAAGGCTTGGCAGCAGCTTCGACGTGCCCGGCAGCGAAATGCCTTCGCGTGTTACGTCGGCGACCGTCTTCGCCTCGGGATCGCGAATGTCGAGCAGGTCGCGCACATGCACGAAGCCGAGCACGTCATCGAAATCCTTGCCGGTCACCGGATAACGGGAATACGGCATTTCGCGAACGTATGCGGCCGCATCCCCGATCGGCATGGCACCATCCAGAAACACCACGTCGGCACGTGGGCGCATCACTTCGGCCACAATCGTTTCGGACGCGTCGAACACGTCGTCGAGGATCGTGCGTTCGTCCTTGCTTAAGTTCGTATTGGTGTTGACGAGCACGCGCAACTCCTCGTCGGACACTTCGCTGTCGGTCTCGTTCGGGTCGAAACCAAGCAAGCGCACAATAATGTTCGTATTCTTGCCGATCAGCCAAATAATCGGCTTGCACACCTTCGCAAACACGTGAATCGCAGGCACCACGGCACGCGCGATCTGCTCGTTTCGTTGCATGGCGATACGCTTCGGCACCAACTCCGAAATCACGATCGAACAGTACGAAATAATCAACGTCAGCACGATGGTGGTCAGGGGAGCGGCCACGCTCGTTGGCACGCCCCAACTTTCAACAATCGGCACAATGTATGGCGAAATCGACGATTCGCCGAACGATGCGGAAAGAAAACCGCTCAACGTCACGCCGATCTGCACGGTCGACAGAAACGTGTTCGGATCGCGTGCGATTTGTGCGACGCGTTTGCCGCGGGCATCCTCCTGTTCCATTTGGTCGATCTGCGATCCGCGCAGACTGACCAACGCCAGTTCGGTGCCGGCGAACACGGAACCGAGCAGCAGGAAGATGAAGATCAGGAGGATATTCAAACCGAGTGACATGGTTCCAATCTAAAGCAACGGCATGTCAAAACAGCGCGACGCAACGGACTTGGAAGCCGTCTTTTCCGGAAAAATGTCAGAAGCTCAATACTTCGACTTTTCCGGTGTCGAGCTGGTAGCGTGCTCCGGTGATCATCAGCCGGTCCTCCGCCAGCGCGCGCTGAATCACCTCGGACTGTTCCACCAGTTGCTCGATGGTGCGTGCGATGTGCACGCGCTCGAAATCCTCCGTCGATTCCAGCTCCGACTCGTGCGCCTGCCAAATCGAAAAACCGACGGTGCGCAGCATCAGCGATTTCGCGTTCAGAATACGTTCGTCAAGGTCGGCAACGCTGTCAGCGGCCATCAGCGAATCCTCCGCGTCGGCGGTCAACTCGTGCAACAACGCCTCGTATTCCTTGCATGCCTGCTTGATCGCGCCGCAATTCTGATGGCCGAGCACCACCAAAAGGCGCACATCGAGCACATCCACCGCGTATTCCAAAGAGGCGATCACAGCATCGTCTATGATCTGCCCTGCCGTGCGCACGGTGAACAGATCGCCGATGCCTGCGTCGAAAATAATATCGGGGCTGACACGCGCATCAGAGCAGCTCAATACCGCCGCATCCGGCTCATGCGTGTCGATAACCGCCTTGCGTGCTTCCACACTGCGGTTCGGATGTTCCAGCTTGCCTTCCGTGAATCTACGGTTGCCCGCCAACATGCGGCTCCACACGCCGTTCGCAGTGCCCTCCACATCGTTCTGGTTCACAAATGTTTCGTCCGTCATTGATTCCACCTCTTTGTCATTTCATCACAGGCTATGGTTCATCATAAACGGTGTTTCTGAAGTTGTTTCGATTGAATCGCCATCTAAGGCAGGTGTAGCCTTCCTCGCCATGGTCTAATAGCGCCGTCCAGTGGTGGGGAGGGATTGTTCCGTTTAGGCTCCGAGCAAGGATAGCGGCACCACACGGATGCCCTCGGCAGTGGTGTAGGAATATGCGCCGTTACCTACCAGTACCATGAGGAACGAGGGGTCTCTTTGACGCGCATAAGGGTTCGCTGTGACCTTTTTCTTTACCTGTAGTAAGGACTCTACCGCTTCTGGTACTTTGTTTTCGCCAAGCTTGATTTCAATGGCAGCCCACCGTCCATCAGGCAATTCAAGGATGATGTCCGCTTCCAGACCTTTTTCGTCTCGATAGAACGATAGCGATGGCTTGTCCGGGCCGTTCCATGCCGAAGCGTATATGCGCAGATCTCGAATTGCCAGATTCTCGAACAGGTCGCCGAGAATCTGGCCTTCGGAGAGCAAACGTGTCGGAGTCAGACCCAGTGCTGCCGCGGCCAGCGAGGGGTCGGTGAAATACCGCTTCGGTTTGACCCGCATCCGGTTCTTCGCTTTGATGGGCGCATCCCAGCAGGGCAGCTCCTCAATAAGATATTCACGCTGCAGCATTTGGATGTAACTGGAGACGGTCGACCGCGCGGGTTCCTCATCTTGCGCCTGGTCGTCCGTGTAGAGGTCGCGGATCAAGGTCTTCATCGTTGCTGCTGTAGCATTATTGCGGGCGAGCGACATGATGGTACGGCGCGTCATGGCAGGGTTTTTGCCCATTCTGAGCGCGTTGTCTTCTATGACGGCGTCCAGGTATTGCCGTGGAATGTATAACGCTGCCTGCAGGGAACGATCCTTCGATGCGGGCCAGCCGCCACGGCAAACCCATTCCGCAATGTCAGTCAGCGAAGAGGATGCGGCGGCCTGTGGGCAGTTGCTGGCAAAAAGACCTTGAAGGGAAACAACCCCGGAAGATTTTCCAAGTTCAACAAGACTCATGGGCCACATACGCAGGTGCGCGATACGACCGGCACCGCTATGCTCGTAAGCTTCGGTTGGTGGTGCGCTGGAACCGGTGAGAATGTATTGTCCTGGTCGGTTGGAATGGCTGTCGATGTCATGCCGGACGGCGTCACGTACTTTGGGTGCGGTTTGCCATTCGTCAATAAGGTGTGGCTGTCCACCGATAAGCGCGATAGTCGGATCCGCTTCGGCCAGAGGGAGTACATTCTGGTCATCCAAGCTGGTCATGCTGTTGGCATGCGCCTGGCCGGACCACGTTTTTCCACACCATTTCGGTCCGTCGATTTGCACGGCACCGAATATTTGCAGTAACGTCTCA from Bifidobacterium catenulatum PV20-2 encodes:
- a CDS encoding ATP-binding protein, with the protein product MQPHGYIPRLIDEQIETLLQIFGAVQIDGPKWCGKTWSGQAHANSMTSLDDQNVLPLAEADPTIALIGGQPHLIDEWQTAPKVRDAVRHDIDSHSNRPGQYILTGSSAPPTEAYEHSGAGRIAHLRMWPMSLVELGKSSGVVSLQGLFASNCPQAAASSSLTDIAEWVCRGGWPASKDRSLQAALYIPRQYLDAVIEDNALRMGKNPAMTRRTIMSLARNNATAATMKTLIRDLYTDDQAQDEEPARSTVSSYIQMLQREYLIEELPCWDAPIKAKNRMRVKPKRYFTDPSLAAAALGLTPTRLLSEGQILGDLFENLAIRDLRIYASAWNGPDKPSLSFYRDEKGLEADIILELPDGRWAAIEIKLGENKVPEAVESLLQVKKKVTANPYARQRDPSFLMVLVGNGAYSYTTAEGIRVVPLSLLGA
- a CDS encoding hemolysin family protein, yielding MSLGLNILLIFIFLLLGSVFAGTELALVSLRGSQIDQMEQEDARGKRVAQIARDPNTFLSTVQIGVTLSGFLSASFGESSISPYIVPIVESWGVPTSVAAPLTTIVLTLIISYCSIVISELVPKRIAMQRNEQIARAVVPAIHVFAKVCKPIIWLIGKNTNIIVRLLGFDPNETDSEVSDEELRVLVNTNTNLSKDERTILDDVFDASETIVAEVMRPRADVVFLDGAMPIGDAAAYVREMPYSRYPVTGKDFDDVLGFVHVRDLLDIRDPEAKTVADVTREGISLPGTSKLLPSLELLRKRGIHLAVVIDEYGGTDGIVTLEDMTEELVGDIRDEYDLPEEKGGERTERTAFVNGVATIEGGMTIEDFADLTGIELEDGPYETVAGYFLAHTGKMGEVGDVLSSDDGYDMTVTKVDGRRIETLEIRKHTVDGDTTKSVKTAK
- a CDS encoding L-lactate dehydrogenase: MAVLRKVGIIGIGHVGAHVANAVLSAGLAEELKLCDINEQKVVSECQDLSDTLSFYPHNCVIGNYGTQYEQLADCDVVINAAGDVKTSAKDRDGELFVTTDIARTWISRLFNAGFHGVIITISNPCDVVATEIWHITGCDPRKIIGTGTALDSARLRNAIAKRVNVDQKSIGAYMLGEHGNSQFAYWSNVNIAGKPLAQLAQDNPQRFTLDEDETEQDARRGGYRVYAGKECTEYAIAATAARLTQAVLCDEHYAAACSTLLTGEQGESGNYASLPCIIGANGVEEVLNPTLTEGEQAKFHASCEHIRANIAQLAWWDDECHPTLRS
- a CDS encoding carbonic anhydrase, whose protein sequence is MTDETFVNQNDVEGTANGVWSRMLAGNRRFTEGKLEHPNRSVEARKAVIDTHEPDAAVLSCSDARVSPDIIFDAGIGDLFTVRTAGQIIDDAVIASLEYAVDVLDVRLLVVLGHQNCGAIKQACKEYEALLHELTADAEDSLMAADSVADLDERILNAKSLMLRTVGFSIWQAHESELESTEDFERVHIARTIEQLVEQSEVIQRALAEDRLMITGARYQLDTGKVEVLSF